A region from the Aegilops tauschii subsp. strangulata cultivar AL8/78 chromosome 5, Aet v6.0, whole genome shotgun sequence genome encodes:
- the LOC109763440 gene encoding enoyl-[acyl-carrier-protein] reductase, mitochondrial, with protein sequence MASALRLMPSTATRLRFRPRLSFSTAASLFSPPSKAVLYDQHGPPDQVLRVEDVPPVELGERGVCVKMLAAPINPSDINRVQGVYPVRPPLPAAVAGYEGVAQVHAVGPAVTRPLSPGDWVIPSPPSFGTWQTYIVKPEDVWHKVRDDVPVEYAATVTVNPLTALRMLQDFVKLKPGDAVVQNGSTSIVGQCVIQLAKVQGIRTINIIRDRPGSEEAKEKLKQLGADEVFTKSQLDVKNVKSLLGALPEPALGFNCVGGNAASLILKLLRQGGTMVTYGGMSKKPVTVSTSSFIFKDLSLRGFWLQKWMNSDKSEECRTMIDYLLGLVHEGKLKYEMELTPFSEFNMALDKALGKHGSQPKQVLRF encoded by the exons ATGGCGTCGGCACTCCGCCTGATGCCGTCGACGGCGACGCGCCTCCGCTTTCGTCCCCGCCTCTCTTTCTCAACCGCTGCGTCGCTCTTCTCACCGCCCTCCAAGGCCGTCCTCTACGACCAACACGGCCCGCCCGACCAAGTCCTCAG GGTGGAGGATGTGCCACCGGTGGAACTCGGGGAGCGCGGCGTCTGCGTGAAGATGTTAGCCGCACCCATCAACCCCTCCGACATCAACCGCGTCCAGGGCGTCTACCCCGTCAGGCCTCCCctccccgccgccgtcgctggGTACGAGGGCGTCGCCCAGGTCCACGCCGTTGGCCCCGCCGTCACCCGCCCCCTCTCCCCCGGCGACTGGGTCATCCCTTCCCCGCCCTCCTTCG GAACATGGCAGACCTACATTGTGAAGCCGGAAGATGTGTGGCACAAGGTCCGTGACGATGTTCCGGTGGAATACGCTGCCACTGTCACGGTCAACCCCTTGACAGCGCTCAGGATGCTGCAGGACTTTGTGAAACTCAAACCTG GTGATGCTGTTGTCCAGAACGGCTCGACCAGCATCGTTGGTCAGTGTGTTATTCAGCTCGCCAAAGTGCAGGGAATTCGCACCATCAACATCATAAGGGACAG GCCTGGGTCAGAAGAAGCAAAAGAGAAACTTAAACAGCTTGGTGCAGATGAGGTCTTCACCAAAAGTCAGCTAGATGTAAAGAATGTCAAGAGCTTGCTG GGCGCTTTACCAGAACCTGCATTAGGATTTAACTGCGTTGGAGGAAATGCTGCATCTTTGATACTGAAGTTATTAAG GCAAGGAGGCACCATGGTGACATATGGCGGAATGTCCAAGAAACCTGTGACTGTTTCTACTTCGTCTTTCATATTTAAG GATCTTTCCCTCAGAGGGTTCTGGCTACAGAAGTGGATGAATTCGGACAAGTCAGAGGAATGTAGAACAATGATAGACTACCTCTTGGGCCTTGTGCATGAAGGCAAACTTAAATATGA GATGGAGTTGACCCCCTTCAGCGAGTTCAACATGGCTCTTGATAAGGCCCTTGGAAAACACGGAAGCCAGCCAAAGCAGGTTCTTAGGTTCTGA